DNA sequence from the Leopardus geoffroyi isolate Oge1 chromosome A3, O.geoffroyi_Oge1_pat1.0, whole genome shotgun sequence genome:
CCTCATACCAACTGAGAAGTTGACAAAAATTTATGGAACTGCATGTTTACAATATCTGCTTTTCTGTAATCTACTTCAGTtaagtttaataaaatgttttagtgaATGAATACAACATTCCCATCTTGAAggatgtgaataaatgaatagacataACTACAGTATTTCAAAAAGGTCTAAACAGGCAAATCAGCTcagattccacacacacacacaccccccccccccccccgcccaaatcCTGGTTTTAAGAAGGCAGCAAAGAAAACCAGCACTCGAAGCAAAACCCACGGCCCATGAGCCATGGGCGGGTCGGATGATTTTGTCATATGACAAAGCCCCTCAAGAGAATCACTGGGAGATTCAAGCTAGGTGTAACCTGAATAAATATGAGTTCTCAAACATCCCCACAACAGAACGGACAATGTCCAGTTGTTAACCCAGTAGCTCTGGTACCTAGGTCAGTCCTTGGTACCTAGCAGGGTCTCCGACTTTTTCAGGATTTGAAAGACAGATAGAACTTACATGTTTTCTAGATCGGAGTCTGTTTTccccagaggcaggaagagaacaGCTATCCAATTTCCTTAACTTCCTTTCAACTCCAAGGATTTCCTATTAATCATCTTTGTTCAAAGCTGTACagagggatgcttgggtggctccatcagttaagtgtccaacttcagctcaggtcatgatttcttggttcatgagttcgagcctcacattgggctctctgctgtcagtgagaagcctgctttgatcttgtctccctctttctctgcccctttcctgcttccaTGTGCAcatactctctaaaataaacattaaaaacaaacaaacaaactgtgcATGTTACTGCCGCGACTGCCACTAAGAATGAAGCACCTTCCCTATGCCAAGCAGTATTTTGAGATTAAATGCAGTCTGATTTTCACAACAGCCCCAGGAGGGAGGTGTCACATCTTTATAACTGAGGTGCAGGCTGAAGGCTAACTAAGAAAGTGGTAGAGGTGGGGTTCACTTGGCATGGTGATTCCAAGTCAATGCTTTTACTACTTCCTAACACTAGAATGAAAAATGCAACTAAAACCACATTCCATCTTGGGACAAAAATCTctcacacatacaccacacatacACTCCCTGTATGAGGACATATAATTCAACCTTAGGAAAAACAGTATGCTGCCAGCAGTAAATgcaatttattctcattttattgagACTTTCCACAGCTGCCATTTGGTTTGtatagcaaaatttttaaaaagtaacttttttcccattttttatatttttatgaaaatcattttcttcaattttaaagccctccccctcccccaaagaagTATTAGTAACTACcctgtaatgtttatttggggagggggagggaacagAAACAGCTTTTAAACACTTGTGAAACGGGGATCACAGTCCAAAGTCAAGACATTGCACTAAGCTGCCGCGGGGCACCATCAGCACTATGCCATCCACACCACCACATGGGTGAGCCATGCATAGACCCTCAGGGCTTCTTGTTCCACAGGCTCCCCTCCCTTTCTCGAGACCTCCTCTGCTGGCTGTCTTCTCCAAATACATCCAACAGAGGCAGCACAATCTTTAATACATGCTCAACTTTGTAATGGAGACAATACTGTATTCAGAAAGTTCAGAGATCCCCTCCATCCAGTTCAAAAAGATCAAATACCAACAGAGTACAGATGGTTTCACTTTTGTGTCCACTCAAAACATACTCATTAAATTATCAGATGTTTCAAAAGTCCTGATGTGTAGACAGCACGAAAGTTCCTTATAAAAAAGAAgttgcaaaattataaaaatttctgCAGTCGAGGCTCCTCATGTGGAGCTTCTGGTGACGAAGCTGGTTCTGGTAAGCAGTTCCTTTGACATGCACAGCGGCTTCCCTAGGAGTTCTGTGTTCTGAGGGTTCTGTTCAGAACACAGGAGGCTGAAATCCAAGTTTAAAAGATTACCTGCtgacaaactgtggtatatccatcaATGGAATACTACCGAGCACTATAAGGGAAGAAACTACCAACGCAAGTTATACTTCATGGATGAAACTCAAAAATATGCTAAGTGAGAAAAGCCAGATATAAGAGACCACAGCTTGTAGGATTCCATTGATATGAtgcccagaaaaggcaaatttatagagacagaaatataAGGGATTATCATGTAAAAGAGCACGAAGgatctgggggtgggaggaggatgaAAATGTTGTAAAGGTGAGTATGGTTATGGTGGTTTCCTACCACTCAGGAAACTTACTAAAATAACTtgaaatgagtgaattttatatGTAAGATATGCCTCAATAAAGTTGTTGTCAAAAAAATCCCTGCTTCCCAAACCACACATCAAGCATTAAACATTTCTGAAGGCTCACAATCAACAGGGCAGGATTATCCCTTAGTGTTGACTTACAGGGTGAAAACGTTGTACCATTTTATAGTAAATAGCATAGCGTACAGCAGATCTGGGTCAATCGTCCTGTTCTCTCCACTCATTTCCCAAACGCACACATTACCCCCAGGGAGTGGCTGGGGATAGATATACAGTCTTCCCCAATAGGTGGACACCCCCAAATCTTGGTCAGATTTGTCAGAAGTCTGCTACACGTCACCTAAACCAACAAACATTATTAACCTGTGATGCTGGGACCCTTATCGAAGAACACTTGTCCCCTCCGATCACAGCAGCGTCCGTTCCTGGGTGCCTGATGTGTCTACGTGGGGTCCGTAGCGGCACTAATACAGTCAAACTGTTTCCTTCAGCTCCTCCTTCACACAGCTCTCGTCTCTGACATCTATAATTGCCAGACTATTTTAGTGACCTCCTTACTTCTTGGCCTCTCCAAAATCAAGACAAAACTCACACTAGGACagtacacaatttaaaaaatgctgcttAGTAtttcactgaaaacattttttaggcCATAGTTAGCCTCTTAAAGAGACCCCAGCTGTTTTGACTTTGAAAACCAAAGGTGCTGCAAAGGTCCAGCCTTTTCCTTACAATCCGTTTTGGTTTGACCATACGTGACCCCCAGAGTCAGCTGTTGCATCAGGAATGCCCAAGGACCCAGAGCTGCAGGTGCTTAGGCCTAGGCTGTGTCTGTCAGGTTTTCCGCTGCAGTTCAAAGACGTGGAGAAACTGAAAAGGCACttccttgatttgtttttttctcttgaagaGCAAGAGATAAAATCATTTTCATCTTGGAATTTTAGAGTCCAATAATCACAAGACTCAGAAATCAGTCACTAATAAACTAACACTGGGACCTGCCAGAATTGGCACATGTTGAAAATACATATTGTATTTCTATGCAAATCCTCAAACTTCAGTTGCCAATAGGAAAAGTTTAAACACAGTAGTGGCTTAAATTCAACATGAAAATAATCACTTAGAAATACCAGCCTTGCCCTTAAAGGGTAAAGATGCCCCGGCTGGTACGCAGTCAGAATGTTTGCTATAAAGGGCAAAAGTTGGAGACAGAGGCCCCCAGCCTTTTCCCAGTGAAGGTCCAAAGAGACCCACATGAATTTTTCTGCTAAGGAGCTGGCAAACTCTCTAGCTGAGCCTATGATCTGGGTGACAACTGTGTTCCTGCCTCACAAGATCTGAACAATGGAGAAAAGAGCCAGGCTACGGAAAGAAACTGCAGTGCGAGCCTACTCGTTGAGAAAGGGGCCAGTCACATTGCTGGCTGCTTCCTGATCCTGGAGTCAGCACACTCTTGTGTCTGGATAGGACTGGAAAGTCCAGCCCTCAGGTTTCACTGCTCATGTGGCAGGGAGCTCTCTTAGTCCTGGTCGACCAAATCTGCCTCGTGAAACCCGTGCTAAAGACTGGCATCCAAAATGGAACTCCACAGCAGACAGGACTTGGACCGCACATAGTATCTTAGCCTATCCTGGTCAGGAGAACAAGCCTTCTTCAGAATGAAGAAATGGCTCCACCTGGATCCTTATAGGACTTTCCAGATTGGGAGCCACACGAGAATCCGTTATATCTTTGTGATGGAGACACCCACACTCTAGAAAACGGCTCTTTCTGCAGTCTCAACATATTTCCAACAGCCTTCAGGACTCTGAGCTTGGATAAGGTAATGGAGactgaaggaggaaaaggggTCCCAGCACAGACACACCTCTATTCCTGCACTTCCAAGGCCCTTTCCCTATTACAGGAAACAACCCCAGCTGAAAGTTGAAGCTGGAATAAAGAAGTTTCTTTATTCAGAGGCCTCCCTGAAAATGGGTTAAGCGTTCCATTCTCTCAGGGTagaggcttcaggaattaacATGCATGTCTGGCAATACAAGCTCCTTAAGCTACTCTCCTATGTCGTTGACCTAACAAAAAGGGCCATTCTTCAAACAATGCCATCCTATAGACTCCAATGAGGGAAAGATGTgggttcatattttaaaactgacaTTAGCCTGCAGCTGTTCAAAAAGTCAACAAGGAAGCACATAAGAAAAGGGAGAGATTCCTAAGCTTTCTAGACGCTGGTCCTTTCCTTCCAACCTCTGTCCCGTATCCACATACTGAATTTAACAGACTTTATTTCGTTACATGGCCTTTTCCTAATAGGCCTGTCGCACAACACAGTAGCAGTCACACAGAAGCCACTGTCCCCCTCGGGCCTCTGCAAATCCTTGTCCTGGGAGAACGGCCAGGACTAAGACATGTTCTCTTTTAGACCTAACTCTGCCATCTACATCTTTATCACACAAAGGCAGCTTCTGGTGCCCATTTTAATTCCTTATGAGTATCAGCCAAAACCCCTGTGACTTATAGTCGGGAAAGACAAAAGGAACATACCCGAAGAGCCCAACCTAGAAAACTTGCAAAGCTGGGGGTCGGGGAACAGCAAAACTTTATAATTGCTGAAACTGTACCAGTGGGTCACATGGTCACATGGGTCAACCAAGACTCATTCTCCCAGGCTTTTTTTGAGTTCTTTTGTATAATTCTGTAAGGTGGGGAGAAGCATCCAAATTGTGAATGGAGCTTCTTGCTGGTGTCcagaaaaatatgtttacttGGGCAAAATTATTGGGAATAATTTACTAATAAGGGAAGATATCAGGAGGACCAAGTCTTCACAGGGCTGgcaaaaaattgtcaaaatactCTTAAGATACAACTAACAGGATTCAAGGTTGAATTCTCCAGGCGGAAGCTGATGGCCCGCACAGCATGCCTCTGCTTCACCTTTGGTAACAGTATCTTTCCTTAAAAACAGAGTAGGGTTGGGGCGGAAAGGAGATAGGGGACTAGATGCCATGAGAGTCGAAGTGACAAACCCATCCTACAGCTCTTTTACCTtgtaaataatgaataatgagtTCAGTGATGGCTCTAAGCAGAGGCTTAAGAACAGGTCAGCAGTGATTGAGTGACCCAAGCGACCCAAGGGACAGTCACTGTCGcagccctcccctgctggtttaCAACCTCCATTACCCATCACAAGAGTTACCATAACCGAGTACTTTAAATCTGTGTTTTCTTGAATGGGGTTCCAGGCAAGGAGACATGGGCTTGGCAGGCCATGGTAATCCGGTTCATTGCAGGAAAGCCCTGGGAGTCAAGGGAGCTGGGCCGAGAACTCTGATTTGCAACACCTGCTTCTTCCACTCGTCCCTCTTCTCATCCAGCTTAACGGACTCGATAAGTAGTTCTCCAGGTGTTCACTGCCCTTGGTAAGTGTACAGCAGGGTGAGAAGGGCATTCTTAAACACCCAGATTTTCTTGGTCAGCTTATTTTGTTTAAACACACACAGCAGAACATTCctgataaaggggaaaaaagattgcAATTTCCTTAACTCAAAAagctagtaataataataataataggaaactGCCCAAAACCAAAGTCTgtagaacaaaagagaaagactCGGAGGCTTGTAGAGTAAGACTGAGCACATTAGTTACTCCACTCACAGTGTCAAGTTAAACCactgtcccccttccccactgtgcACCCctcgcccaccccacccccctcttcAGCTCTGCCTCTTTGTGCAGCACTGTCCCCAGATGTGGGGACATACAAGTTCTCCTCAAAGCTTTCTGTCAGTTCAGTACTTCACTCCCGGAATAAATTCCTTGGCATCCGGGTTCAGGTTACTTTTGCTCTGAAAGAAGAACCAAGAGATAATAAATCCCACTTTCAAGGTTATTTTCTGCATGCTTCCATTATTACCAGGCTATTATTGTTGGGCTGCTCTCAATGGCTCCTGACATATAAAGCCTTGACCAACCtcattttctccttcctgcttTACACTCCTGTTCCCTTCATGACGCTTTCATTAGAGGCTTGGAAGTCTGActccaaaaataatttctcaattcACTGAGTACCTTAACTCGATGAAAATCAGAGTATTCCGCCAAACCAGTTTGGTTACCACAATCCCTTTATTTTCCCCCTCACTGTTTTCTCTTTGGTGATCCACTCTCTTGTGAAAGTCCAAAACCTGGGACCTGGGCAAACCGCGGGGCACAGTCATTTGGAACATGAGTTCTGGGAGAATTAAGCCACTCACAGAATTCTGACTTTAAGTAAACATGAAAGGCAGGAAATTGGTTTATCCAGTCTTCTAATTTTAAGTGGGAAATGGCCTCTTAGGAGTCATGTTCCTTCCGAAACGAACAGGCAATTTTTATAACCGCATCATTCGAAACTATAAATACAGATTTGAGGAAcagtaaaaggaaagaacaacaaGAGCAAATGCTAATTTGAAACCAAACCTCCTCTGTGTTCCAATTCTTACCCTTAATCCCAATTTTACTCTGAAAAGCCCACTGGGGAAAATAAAAGCTGGCGCTGCTGCGACAATCGTGTTTTCACGGCACTTTATGCGATGCGGCACAACGCATCTTCGTCGCACCCTCTTATGCGTGTCCGTGGGATGAGTGAAGAAACGGGGGCTCAGAGGCTCCAGAGATGGGCCCAAGGGTATAGGGCCCCAAGGGAAGTCTGTGACTCCAAATCCCATATTCTTTTCACTATGTCTCATGTGCGTCTGCATATGGCTCTTACCAAAATGTCTTCGGAATCATGGCCATCGCTGACTGACAGTCCATTTAACTGCTGCTGCAACTGTCCCATAGCCGGAGGCAGGTCTCGTGAGGGGATAAACCAGTCTTGGTCTTCTTCATCCAGCATCTCCTGGAAACAGCGGTCTAAGAAGTCTTGCTCCTGCAGCTCCTCCTCCACCTAGCAAGCAAAGGTGATGAGCTCAGACTTACCGTCCTGGTGGGACTTGCCCCTTCcagttttctgcctctttccttcaGAGGTCCTTATTCTGCTATTAAGAATGATCTTGTATGAGGTCTACTAAGAATTAAGATGCTTCGAATGACTGGccagagaaaatataatttttggtttttttcaaccACATTCCATCAACAATAAGACTAAGGAAACAGTTATTCAGAATAGCAGAAAGTCAAGGTCTTCGTACCTCTTCTAACATCTCAAATATGTGACAAAAATACTTTTCATTCAGAGGGCGCTtatagaaaatcattttaaagtgtgaGATTCTTTTCTCAACCTTGTTAAGAAGCAATTCTTCTTAAATTCCCCATTTTATAAGTATGAAAAAGGTACAGGAATTACAGAACTAGACCACTACCTGGATAGTGGAGATTAAATCAAAACCAACTCCCAGCTTCTGGCCCACTTTTCTGGTAATGAGGCccctaaaggagaaaaatactttCAGAACCTTAGAAAGATATAAAGAACACTTTTTGGCAAACCAATAGAAAATGATGTCATCGATGTAGGTAGCCTTCCAAAGcaaggaaaaatatgaatatttaaacaaCTCTGTATTTCTTAAAGATTGCCTTAATCTAAAGCAACATACATCTAGGATATTTTACACCTTCTTTGCAGGCATTGTTAACTCATAATAAAGAGTATGGTTCACTCTGCAGATTAAGTGTGATTTTAACAGGTCCTGGGCTTCACATTTGGCTATCCCTTTCCCGTGGGCTACCCTACGTGGTGACAGATTCACAGTTCACTAGCACCACCACCAGAGGGAAAGTCAAGCAAAAACAATCACCCAGACTAGCTCATACAGTTATTCATGAATTCAGAAGTCACCAGTAGCACAAGATGTAAAAATAGTGGCATTACAATTAGCCACACTTTGATCTCAAGTAAATTAGATAGTCTGACGTACTTAAAGTAACAACAAGCACAACATATTTCCAAGCCATAAGATTTAACACGACTGCTCAAGATCTGCTCTGCCTCTACACAGGAGCATCACAGTGTGCTCCTCCCTGTTAAATCTACCCTTACTCACTGGCGCAGCCACAAAAATAGTTACCTGGGCACAGGGATGTGACGGGCAGCATGGTCTATGTGCTGTTCACACAAATCATGACACAGTGAGCTGACTGGGGTGGAAACTGTTGGTTGCCCAGATAaacttgtttccttctttccagagCACCAGGCTTTTCAGTTAAAATCATGTCCCGTCTCCCATGCTGGCGATGGCCACATTACTATTCATCATGTAACAGCCCCCAGAAGGGGTGTGAACACTTTGGCATCACTTGGTTAAAAGGAGATCTCTTCCTCGGCCTTTAGCTCTCCCCATTTCCCAGTGGCTAGACTTTCAGTTATCCTTCAGTTACTCAGCTGATAAATGCCCTGCTATGGCAGAGAAACACCACGGAAGAACCATGTGGTCACAGAATCACTGTCTACCTGCAATGCCTACCTTGGGCTATCAACATCACAGAGATACAAGACAACAGGTTACTGCTGAACCTTTGTTCAAACAGTCTAGCCTTTTCCTACCTAGCACACTTCTCCATCTCAGACACACATTCTGCCAGTCCCTGAATTcccatgggggcaggggggcatgCCAGGCTGGCCTGTCTGCACACAGCTGTTGTTTCGCAGAAGTCTATACCAGATCACCATGGCATGAGAGCCTCTTGTAATCAAAGTGAGAGAAAAGAATCAGGATCTTCCTCCAAATTACTGTTACTCTGGTGTCTTACCAGCTGAAGAGGCTCCTTGGTCAGCCCAGACCAGGCctccatgcatttttaaattattctaaagCCGACAAATCCATTTCTTTTGTTACAGATGGATGGCAAGATATTAAAGCCGTTCCACTTCTTTCTTTACCTGTCTGTTGAAATCTTCTTCATTCTCCATCCACATGTACTCTGCAAATGGGTTTTCCTTCTCATCGTGCCCATTTAATCCTTGGTCCTCTTTGGATTTTACATTAGGTGATGTATTGGCTACACTGGATCCATTCATTATGATAGAATCTAAACAGGAGCAAAAAGCAGGACAAAATGATACAAggatcaaggaaatgaaaatctacAACATCCAGattcttccagaagcttctgaaGTTCTAAGTCAAAGTTACTAACTATAGATGAACAGAAACCATTAGCCTGTAACtgttataaaattaatcatattCTGCAATTATCAACTATGCAGATGTAGAATTCTTAAAGAGTTAAAAGAGgtgcaactgggtggctcagtcagttaagcgtccaactcttgattttggctcaggtcatgatctcacagtcatgagattgagccccatgtctggctctgcgctgagtgtggagcctgcttgggattctctttctctccctctgccccctcttctctctctctctccctctctctctctctctttctctctcaaaataaataagtgaacattttaaaaaaagagttcaaagaaaaaatgtctaGGCTTAGTTAGCCTTTCTaggcaagtgagggagggggaatCTCTTCAAGCCAACTTTTTTGCAGGTTCTAGAACCTAATTAAGGTCACACAGTTTCGTTAATGTTTAAGTAGgtagagaaaatgcatttttttgattattttattttaagcagaccacatgcccaacatggggcttgaactcatgat
Encoded proteins:
- the PAIP2B gene encoding polyadenylate-binding protein-interacting protein 2B isoform X2 is translated as MNGSSVANTSPNVKSKEDQGLNGHDEKENPFAEYMWMENEEDFNRQVEEELQEQDFLDRCFQEMLDEEDQDWFIPSRDLPPAMGQLQQQLNGLSVSDGHDSEDILSKSNLNPDAKEFIPGVKY
- the PAIP2B gene encoding polyadenylate-binding protein-interacting protein 2B isoform X1; this translates as MGTMRRKTHLQSTCGWRMKKISTDRGLITRKVGQKLGVGFDLISTIQVEEELQEQDFLDRCFQEMLDEEDQDWFIPSRDLPPAMGQLQQQLNGLSVSDGHDSEDILSKSNLNPDAKEFIPGVKY